The following are from one region of the Eubacterium sp. MSJ-33 genome:
- a CDS encoding metallophosphoesterase, producing the protein MAVYVMSDLHGNYEGFMSILEQVHFSEADELYVDGDIVDRGRDGIKILQYMMMQPNMYPIIGNHEYALRQVLNFVTQEITEEMIRKIDEKNLQNIIEYQNIGGQITLDEFHKLTKEEQQDIMDYLEEFAAYEDIWVNGKEFVIIHAGFINFRSERKLEDYQLYELIFKAPDYERVYFEDKYLVTGHLPTRAIYGAKPDEIYIANNHIAIDCASGYGGRVGCIRLDDFKCFYSKDN; encoded by the coding sequence ATGGCAGTATATGTAATGTCTGACTTGCACGGAAACTATGAAGGATTTATGTCTATACTTGAGCAGGTTCATTTTTCAGAGGCGGATGAGCTATATGTTGATGGAGATATTGTGGATAGAGGGCGCGACGGAATAAAGATTCTTCAATATATGATGATGCAACCTAATATGTATCCGATTATTGGCAATCATGAATATGCTTTGAGGCAGGTGCTGAACTTTGTTACACAGGAAATAACAGAGGAAATGATTCGTAAGATTGATGAAAAAAATCTACAGAATATTATCGAGTATCAGAATATTGGTGGGCAGATCACATTGGACGAATTTCATAAACTTACAAAGGAAGAACAGCAGGATATTATGGATTATTTGGAAGAGTTTGCTGCTTATGAAGATATATGGGTAAATGGAAAAGAATTTGTCATCATTCACGCTGGATTTATTAATTTCAGATCCGAAAGGAAGCTGGAAGATTATCAGTTATATGAACTGATTTTCAAGGCCCCTGATTATGAACGGGTATATTTTGAGGATAAGTATCTTGTAACAGGACATTTGCCGACGCGTGCTATTTATGGTGCGAAACCTGATGAGATTTATATCGCAAATAACCATATAGCAATAGACTGTGCGTCAGGCTATGGTGGAAGAGTTGGCTGTATCCGGTTGGATGATTTTAAATGTTTTTATTCTAAGGATAATTAG
- a CDS encoding AAA family ATPase yields MATFQSWHDKYKFCVSQEIWDTIEYGIVLFQQTTPFLSVGILDKAKTDLDRYLCPQLFIAGIYDSYLGLKAGTLDEPKISNNLRKYLTNFQKNLSTYNIWIEYIEKGLYSGFTEEHRLRQIEANLKYEWRHDNSVFVTNLISLFESKKNAHQIATLDDIFVLDCEQDDEDSIFSDFMSSSSYFANLRKDLSSKVIGQDAAVSLFIQGLFTGQFNRNRTVNGPESTFLFVGPPGVGKTYLATTAAKYLNRPSEIFQMSDYTDSQSTHSINGFESTWKDAEDGKLTKYVSEHPNAVLIFDEIEKAHPNVIRLFLPILEGGTLQSLYTKENVDFTKTIVIFTTNAGRDFYEEKRNMKISALPETIIIDALKQDKDSNGTPKMPTEILSRLSKGYIIGFDHMNPAKLVPIIKQGLKNGADLLSQQFGLSCSYNESQFPYLFLYHLGSRLDARVAQERSKKFLIDTLYTVAERAGETPGKYQNENGEMISHIHFDVADSEPLAKELLIPSKKSNIIMVSYRADRQKVDEQTDWYRRYDAWDTSAENEEGKQSKIIEIMNEHKISAILVDPYFAITSPDNETEDHFEGILHLNSRGTNVLRWLLKQNNMPPIYIMEMNEHISLVDRIELQNQGVKGFLDFVGQTDEDCTRQVNNLIYELFLSKKIEHITSKGRALEFNIGQQIENDRIDLTLLNFKLVNNMTTDATEVTISDAEKPDTTFDDVIGADNAKAELRRFIQFLKDPDEYLQTGMAISKGILLYGPPGTGKTKLARALACEADCPFISTTGAQFVNGEKNISHIFRLARKYAPSVVFIDEIDAFAKDRTTTDEYRATLLNSLLTEMDGFASTSDRPVFVIAATNFADAPGLHGNRIYLSPALLRRFSKKVYVDLPSKDERIQFLEMKKTALASKDYNLNDFTAGELETFAKHTAGFSIAELENALNLAIGNAYASDEPLTLEILRDTFDESVYGEKMKIAPYHIKTTALHEAGHAYMCYLYKDQFKPQFATLVARGDYLGMVREEENENGFNFSREDLLHRIQIKLAGRAAEIVFNGTPQGLTDGASNDLSSATYIARNILSRFGMEEGFLPAINEELMLQSPLAEKYYAKLNEILQTQLDQTIQILTENKDTIEQLADELIEKAHLDFEDIERIILGK; encoded by the coding sequence ATGGCTACATTTCAAAGCTGGCACGACAAATACAAGTTTTGTGTATCACAGGAAATCTGGGATACTATAGAGTATGGAATTGTTTTATTTCAGCAGACAACCCCGTTTTTAAGTGTAGGGATATTAGATAAAGCAAAAACCGATTTGGACAGATATCTGTGTCCACAGTTATTTATTGCCGGAATTTACGATTCCTATCTGGGACTGAAAGCCGGCACGCTCGATGAACCTAAGATTTCAAATAATTTACGCAAATATCTGACGAACTTTCAAAAAAATCTATCTACTTATAACATCTGGATTGAGTATATTGAAAAAGGATTATATTCCGGTTTTACAGAAGAGCATCGGTTACGGCAAATAGAAGCTAATCTGAAATACGAATGGAGACACGACAATTCTGTCTTCGTCACCAATCTTATTTCATTATTTGAAAGTAAAAAAAATGCGCATCAAATTGCTACGCTGGATGATATTTTTGTGCTTGATTGCGAACAGGACGATGAGGATTCGATATTCTCTGATTTTATGTCAAGTTCTTCTTATTTTGCCAACCTTCGTAAAGATCTGTCCAGCAAAGTAATTGGTCAGGATGCTGCAGTCAGTTTGTTTATTCAGGGCCTGTTCACCGGACAATTTAACCGAAACAGGACAGTCAACGGACCAGAATCTACGTTTTTATTTGTTGGTCCCCCAGGCGTAGGAAAAACATACCTTGCCACCACTGCTGCCAAATATCTGAATCGTCCAAGCGAAATCTTTCAGATGAGCGATTATACAGATTCCCAGTCTACGCATTCTATAAATGGTTTTGAATCAACCTGGAAAGATGCAGAAGACGGAAAGCTTACTAAATACGTGAGCGAGCACCCAAATGCCGTTCTGATTTTTGATGAGATTGAAAAGGCGCATCCCAATGTCATCCGGCTCTTCCTCCCTATTTTAGAAGGGGGAACTCTCCAAAGCTTATATACAAAGGAAAACGTTGATTTCACAAAAACCATTGTGATTTTCACAACCAATGCCGGACGTGATTTCTACGAAGAAAAGCGAAATATGAAGATTTCCGCACTTCCTGAGACGATCATTATTGATGCATTAAAGCAAGACAAAGATTCAAACGGAACTCCGAAAATGCCAACCGAGATTCTATCGAGATTATCCAAAGGCTATATTATCGGATTTGACCATATGAATCCTGCCAAGCTTGTTCCTATTATCAAACAGGGGCTTAAAAATGGCGCGGATTTACTGTCACAACAGTTTGGACTTTCCTGCAGCTATAACGAATCACAATTTCCTTATCTGTTTTTGTACCATCTCGGTTCACGGCTTGATGCCAGAGTGGCACAGGAACGAAGTAAGAAATTCCTGATTGACACACTCTACACTGTCGCAGAACGTGCAGGGGAGACTCCGGGAAAATATCAAAACGAAAACGGAGAAATGATTTCCCACATACATTTTGATGTTGCAGATTCAGAACCATTGGCAAAAGAGCTTTTGATTCCATCAAAAAAGTCAAATATCATCATGGTTTCCTATCGGGCAGATCGTCAGAAAGTCGATGAGCAAACCGACTGGTATCGAAGATACGATGCCTGGGACACCAGCGCAGAAAATGAAGAAGGAAAACAGAGCAAAATCATTGAAATCATGAACGAACATAAAATCTCTGCGATTTTAGTCGATCCCTATTTTGCTATTACATCGCCAGACAATGAAACGGAAGATCATTTTGAAGGAATTCTGCATCTCAACAGCCGCGGAACCAATGTCCTTCGCTGGCTCTTAAAGCAGAATAATATGCCACCGATCTACATTATGGAGATGAATGAACATATCAGTCTGGTGGATCGAATCGAACTGCAGAACCAGGGTGTAAAAGGCTTTCTGGATTTCGTCGGACAGACCGATGAAGATTGCACCAGACAGGTAAACAATTTAATCTACGAATTATTCCTGTCTAAAAAGATCGAACACATCACTTCCAAAGGACGGGCATTGGAGTTTAACATCGGGCAGCAAATCGAGAATGACCGCATTGATCTGACATTATTAAACTTCAAACTTGTTAACAATATGACAACCGATGCGACTGAAGTCACAATATCCGACGCAGAAAAACCGGATACAACTTTTGATGATGTGATCGGAGCTGATAATGCCAAAGCAGAGCTTCGAAGATTTATCCAGTTCTTAAAAGACCCGGACGAATATTTACAGACCGGTATGGCAATCTCCAAAGGCATTCTTTTATATGGTCCTCCCGGGACCGGTAAAACAAAACTTGCAAGAGCGCTCGCCTGTGAAGCAGATTGTCCGTTCATCTCAACAACCGGAGCTCAATTTGTAAATGGCGAAAAAAATATATCCCATATATTCCGGCTTGCGCGAAAATACGCTCCAAGTGTTGTCTTTATTGACGAGATCGATGCTTTCGCAAAGGATCGGACGACTACCGATGAGTACCGCGCAACACTGTTAAACAGTCTGCTTACGGAAATGGATGGTTTCGCATCCACGAGTGATCGTCCTGTATTCGTAATTGCAGCAACCAATTTTGCAGATGCCCCCGGATTACACGGAAACAGGATTTACCTTTCCCCTGCATTGTTACGTCGATTCAGCAAGAAGGTATACGTTGACCTGCCAAGTAAGGATGAACGTATTCAGTTCCTGGAAATGAAAAAGACTGCACTTGCATCAAAGGATTATAATCTAAACGATTTTACTGCTGGTGAACTTGAAACTTTCGCGAAACATACGGCTGGTTTTTCCATTGCAGAATTGGAAAATGCACTGAATCTTGCCATCGGAAACGCTTATGCTTCCGATGAACCATTGACACTAGAAATTCTTCGCGACACTTTTGACGAGAGTGTCTATGGAGAAAAAATGAAGATTGCGCCATATCATATCAAAACAACCGCGCTTCACGAAGCGGGTCATGCTTATATGTGTTATCTCTATAAGGATCAGTTTAAACCTCAGTTTGCGACATTGGTTGCAAGAGGTGATTACCTCGGCATGGTACGGGAAGAAGAAAACGAGAATGGCTTTAATTTCAGCCGGGAAGATCTGTTACACCGAATCCAGATAAAGCTAGCCGGCAGAGCCGCCGAAATCGTCTTCAACGGTACCCCGCAAGGCTTAACTGACGGAGCTTCCAACGATCTGTCCTCTGCAACTTATATAGCACGGAATATTCTCAGCCGTTTTGGTATGGAAGAAGGTTTCCTGCCTGCCATCAACGAAGAACTTATGCTGCAATCGCCGCTAGCAGAAAAATACTACGCAAAACTAAACGAAATTCTGCAGACACAATTAGATCAGACAATTCAGATTCTTACTGAGAACAAAGACACGATCGAGCAGCTTGCCGATGAGTTAATTGAGAAAGCACATCTGGATTTTGAAGATATAGAGCGGATTATACTGGGAAAATGA
- a CDS encoding methyl-accepting chemotaxis protein, with product MKYDETVFKEKANRRARRIWIIFAALLSANYGADVANHLRGTSYYLIFLILCWLPILAGEILLRVKGFDTDQYKFNLVIGYGIFYTFVLCTTESPIAFTYILPVTSLLVLYKSVKFMVSCGIVNSLIIIGSAAYRISLGFNSATNMKDYQLEVACIILCYICYVMSIRHLNESDGAMTDSIKADLQRVITTVEQVKQACNTITNGITVVRELASENSHGATIVVDSLQKLNDHNTDLQNSTTSSNEMTSDIHAQVNHVAEMIEQMVSLTSTSMQHAKVSSADLDDLVTTTTTMASLSGEIEQTLQNFKTEFAMVKNETGIIENITSQTNLLALNASIEAARVGDAGKGFAVVAEQIRTLSEETKSSSSQIRQALEHLEETSERMTASMEETLKLIQLTLTKVTQTGKNMTEIASDTNKIGKNIQVIDHAMKEVEASNIHLVDNLNQVTDIVGDMTTCISDSNEINNRMLSKYDESANNINSIETVIESLMCELGIGGFMGTEDIKPGMKLTVTLGETQNYYGEVLACENNTLSISLANAPKLPDLTECRLQVTVGNVLYCWNSAKIIHTAKEAASSFTVQIESRPKINNRRKYPRLDITNACTITLSDGTTTIQGKLDNLSANGFAFLTHDNYFATHKGVDIHVKIHNFDLPQHDELDGHVIRCSDSEGLYIVGCQMPGDDFFIRDYVKSRL from the coding sequence ATGAAATATGATGAAACTGTTTTTAAAGAAAAAGCAAACCGCAGAGCCAGACGTATCTGGATCATCTTCGCGGCTTTGCTGTCTGCCAATTATGGCGCTGATGTAGCAAACCATCTGCGTGGAACATCTTACTATCTTATATTCTTGATTCTGTGCTGGCTGCCAATCCTTGCCGGCGAGATTCTACTCCGTGTAAAAGGTTTTGACACCGATCAATACAAATTCAATCTGGTGATTGGCTATGGAATCTTCTACACATTCGTGCTTTGTACGACCGAATCTCCGATTGCATTTACCTATATTCTGCCTGTCACCAGTCTTCTGGTGCTTTATAAAAGCGTCAAATTCATGGTGAGCTGCGGCATCGTGAACTCCCTGATTATCATCGGCAGTGCAGCCTATCGTATCTCACTGGGATTCAATTCAGCCACGAATATGAAAGACTATCAATTAGAGGTTGCCTGTATCATCCTCTGCTATATCTGTTATGTCATGTCCATCCGGCACTTAAATGAATCCGATGGTGCCATGACTGACAGTATCAAAGCCGATCTACAACGCGTAATCACAACGGTGGAGCAGGTAAAACAGGCATGTAACACTATCACAAACGGAATCACGGTTGTCCGCGAGCTGGCTTCCGAAAACAGCCATGGCGCAACGATTGTTGTAGACAGTTTACAGAAATTAAATGACCACAACACCGATTTACAAAACAGCACCACTTCCTCCAACGAAATGACCTCTGACATCCACGCACAGGTAAACCACGTTGCAGAAATGATTGAACAGATGGTTTCTCTGACATCCACCTCTATGCAACATGCAAAGGTCAGTTCTGCTGATTTGGATGATCTGGTGACGACAACCACCACGATGGCATCTCTGTCCGGCGAAATCGAACAGACTCTGCAGAATTTCAAAACGGAATTCGCCATGGTAAAAAATGAAACCGGAATCATCGAAAATATCACTTCCCAGACGAACCTTCTGGCATTGAATGCTTCCATCGAAGCTGCCCGTGTCGGGGACGCAGGCAAAGGTTTTGCTGTCGTAGCCGAACAAATCCGGACATTAAGCGAAGAAACAAAGTCTTCTTCAAGTCAAATCCGTCAGGCACTAGAACATCTGGAAGAAACCTCCGAGCGAATGACCGCTTCTATGGAAGAAACGCTGAAGCTGATTCAGCTCACATTGACGAAAGTAACCCAGACCGGCAAGAATATGACAGAAATCGCTTCCGACACAAACAAGATAGGAAAAAATATTCAGGTTATCGATCATGCAATGAAAGAAGTAGAAGCTTCCAATATACATCTGGTAGACAACTTAAATCAGGTTACCGACATCGTTGGCGATATGACGACCTGCATCAGCGATTCCAACGAAATCAACAACCGCATGCTGAGCAAATATGATGAATCTGCAAACAATATCAATTCTATTGAGACAGTAATCGAATCTCTCATGTGTGAACTTGGTATCGGCGGATTCATGGGAACCGAGGATATCAAACCCGGCATGAAGTTGACAGTCACGCTTGGCGAAACGCAAAACTACTACGGTGAAGTACTTGCATGTGAGAATAACACGTTGTCAATCTCTCTGGCAAACGCACCGAAGCTTCCGGATCTTACCGAATGCAGGCTTCAAGTCACGGTCGGAAATGTACTCTACTGCTGGAACTCTGCAAAAATCATACACACAGCAAAGGAAGCAGCTTCCAGCTTTACAGTCCAGATTGAGTCGCGTCCAAAGATCAACAACCGGCGCAAATATCCGCGGCTGGATATCACAAACGCCTGTACAATTACCCTTTCCGACGGCACAACAACGATTCAGGGCAAACTGGATAACCTGAGTGCAAATGGATTCGCATTTCTGACACACGACAACTACTTTGCAACGCACAAAGGTGTCGATATCCATGTAAAAATCCACAACTTTGACTTACCGCAGCACGATGAGCTTGATGGACATGTCATCCGCTGCTCAGATAGCGAAGGACTCTATATTGTTGGCTGTCAGATGCCCGGAGATGATTTCTTTATTCGGGATTATGTCAAAAGCAGGTTATAG
- a CDS encoding DUF308 domain-containing protein, with protein MNQKGNVASAIGSILLGILLIIMKGKIITVAITMLAVFVIIGAIADFMAGLTNIGIMKSVAGVCILVFGWIFASLAFYILAAGIIVMGLLQISAIKKTMPVNLTAAERFQEYFKPGLMVVAGACLLFNQSGTIAWAFIATGVLLVINGLMTLIGANKTY; from the coding sequence ATGAATCAAAAAGGAAATGTAGCTTCCGCAATCGGTTCTATTCTGTTAGGAATATTGCTGATTATAATGAAAGGTAAAATCATCACGGTGGCAATTACGATGCTTGCTGTATTTGTGATTATCGGAGCCATTGCTGATTTTATGGCAGGATTAACAAATATTGGAATCATGAAATCAGTTGCAGGTGTTTGTATCTTGGTCTTTGGATGGATATTTGCAAGCCTTGCGTTTTATATTCTGGCAGCCGGAATTATTGTAATGGGACTGCTGCAGATTTCAGCAATCAAAAAGACGATGCCTGTGAATCTGACGGCGGCAGAACGCTTTCAGGAGTATTTTAAACCGGGATTGATGGTTGTTGCTGGTGCATGTCTGCTTTTTAACCAGAGCGGAACGATTGCATGGGCATTTATCGCGACAGGAGTATTGCTCGTGATAAATGGACTGATGACATTGATTGGAGCCAATAAAACATATTAG
- a CDS encoding GntR family transcriptional regulator — translation MPKSIYETIFEDLKNKIESQQYRSQTLLPSENELTKQYNCSRNTLRRAIAKLTSLGYTQSIQGRGVHIIYTPAPTRENYVGPNSLEGLCQAAAEQGFSVVNHVITFKSMTINAATAEKSGFEPDTEVFFIQRLRSVNGIAKMIDNTLLRKDLVPNLTEEDLKGSLFRYIEDVAGMTIKTVKRCVTIERTTPFDEKYLSLDGYNCLAVITSHVYNTDGIQFEYTISRNRPDLFAFDTVVSV, via the coding sequence ATGCCGAAATCCATATATGAAACAATCTTTGAAGATTTAAAGAATAAAATAGAGTCACAGCAATACAGAAGTCAAACATTGCTGCCATCTGAAAATGAGTTGACCAAACAATACAACTGCTCCAGAAACACCTTGCGGCGTGCTATTGCAAAGCTGACCTCACTTGGGTATACACAATCCATTCAGGGACGTGGCGTCCATATCATCTATACGCCCGCTCCCACTCGTGAAAATTATGTTGGCCCCAATTCCTTAGAAGGGCTTTGTCAGGCTGCAGCCGAACAAGGTTTTTCTGTCGTTAATCATGTTATTACATTCAAATCCATGACAATCAATGCCGCAACAGCTGAAAAAAGTGGGTTTGAACCAGACACGGAAGTATTTTTTATCCAGCGTCTGCGTTCGGTCAATGGAATTGCAAAAATGATTGACAATACACTTCTACGCAAAGATCTTGTACCGAATCTTACAGAAGAAGATTTAAAAGGCTCTCTGTTTCGGTATATCGAAGATGTAGCCGGCATGACGATCAAGACTGTTAAACGTTGCGTCACAATCGAACGAACCACGCCGTTTGATGAGAAATATCTATCTCTTGATGGTTACAACTGTCTCGCCGTTATCACTTCCCACGTATACAACACAGACGGCATTCAATTCGAGTACACAATATCAAGAAACCGCCCGGATTTATTTGCCTTTGATACAGTTGTCTCTGTCTAA
- a CDS encoding acylglycerol kinase family protein, giving the protein MYQVIVNPTSSSGKGMEAWNRIKEILDRRHVTYEVHVLREPGEATDIARKLTAYCGDAQRDTDTVKLLVIGGDGTLNEVLNGI; this is encoded by the coding sequence ATGTATCAGGTAATAGTAAATCCAACTTCCTCTTCTGGTAAGGGAATGGAAGCGTGGAATAGGATAAAAGAGATATTAGACCGGAGACATGTGACATATGAAGTGCATGTGTTGCGGGAACCGGGTGAAGCAACGGATATTGCCCGGAAACTTACGGCATATTGTGGGGATGCGCAGCGGGATACCGATACCGTGAAATTACTCGTAATCGGGGGGGATGGCACGTTAAATGAAGTTTTAAACGGTATTTAG
- a CDS encoding diacylglycerol/lipid kinase family protein, whose amino-acid sequence MHLEKDVERAIMYLLTNPEELDLDYGEVTTNRGDNSESQTTRFLISSGVGYDANICEEVSRSHLKQVLNKIHLGKLVYVMIGVKQIFAKKTVRAKLYLDDAPMIKLPDLFFVVGMNHMYEGGGIPFCPKADPTDGMLDVCLVKGMSKIKLLLAVVLVYFKKHLLFKDITNHRCKRMRLVTETPQWIHMDGETPYQVSEIIWESKGKLRFVR is encoded by the coding sequence ATGCATCTTGAAAAAGATGTGGAACGGGCAATTATGTATTTGCTTACAAATCCAGAGGAACTTGACCTGGATTATGGGGAAGTGACAACGAATCGGGGTGATAACAGCGAGAGTCAGACAACTCGATTTTTGATCAGCTCAGGTGTCGGATATGATGCGAATATCTGTGAAGAGGTCAGCCGGAGCCATTTGAAGCAGGTGTTAAATAAGATACATCTGGGGAAATTAGTGTATGTTATGATTGGTGTAAAACAGATATTTGCGAAGAAAACAGTACGTGCAAAATTGTATCTGGATGATGCCCCGATGATTAAGCTTCCGGATCTGTTTTTTGTCGTGGGAATGAATCATATGTATGAAGGTGGCGGAATTCCTTTTTGCCCTAAAGCTGATCCGACAGATGGCATGTTGGACGTCTGTTTGGTCAAAGGTATGTCTAAAATAAAACTTCTTCTGGCAGTCGTACTTGTTTATTTTAAGAAGCATTTGCTCTTTAAAGATATTACGAATCACAGATGCAAGAGGATGCGGCTGGTGACGGAGACACCACAGTGGATACATATGGATGGCGAAACTCCATATCAGGTAAGTGAGATTATCTGGGAAAGTAAGGGAAAATTACGATTTGTGAGATAA
- a CDS encoding phenylpyruvate tautomerase MIF-related protein yields MPFINSKISVALSETQEQEIKSRLGQAITAIPGKSESWLMVGFEPEYKLYFRGSKDQPMAMVEVSVYGSENPSAFSKLTGEICKIFEDVLGIAPDHVYVKYQAVANWGWNGGNF; encoded by the coding sequence ATGCCATTTATCAATTCAAAAATCAGTGTAGCGTTAAGTGAGACGCAGGAGCAGGAAATCAAGTCAAGATTGGGACAGGCGATTACAGCCATCCCGGGAAAGTCGGAAAGCTGGCTTATGGTTGGTTTTGAGCCGGAGTATAAGCTTTACTTCCGGGGATCAAAGGATCAGCCGATGGCGATGGTGGAGGTAAGTGTGTACGGAAGCGAGAATCCGTCTGCGTTTTCCAAGTTGACGGGCGAAATCTGCAAGATATTTGAGGATGTGCTTGGAATTGCACCGGATCATGTATATGTGAAGTATCAGGCAGTTGCAAACTGGGGCTGGAACGGTGGCAATTTCTAA
- a CDS encoding GNAT family N-acetyltransferase — MQIKTATIEDYDIAFSYFEKLWTANTYDYDTMKEVYRAVLADKDSFVYFALDEAGNYHGLCHGKYFETFWMEGSTCYVSSLITNENDHGKGYGTFLLDYVKEQSKEQDCKAIILDSGLPRAQAHGFYEHYGFEKSCYGFELLL; from the coding sequence ATGCAGATAAAAACTGCAACAATTGAAGATTATGATATTGCATTTTCTTATTTTGAGAAGCTTTGGACTGCGAATACCTATGATTATGATACGATGAAAGAGGTATATCGAGCCGTGCTTGCAGACAAGGACAGCTTTGTGTATTTTGCACTGGATGAAGCGGGTAATTATCATGGGTTGTGTCATGGAAAGTATTTCGAGACATTCTGGATGGAGGGGAGTACCTGTTATGTATCAAGTCTGATTACCAATGAAAACGATCATGGAAAAGGGTATGGAACCTTTCTGTTAGACTATGTGAAGGAACAGTCGAAGGAGCAGGACTGCAAAGCGATAATCTTAGATTCCGGACTGCCGCGTGCACAGGCGCATGGCTTTTATGAGCATTACGGATTTGAAAAAAGCTGTTATGGATTTGAACTGCTTTTGTAA
- a CDS encoding ferritin-like domain-containing protein has product MELKEKERTLIQDLQTQEQSCVEKYAKYAVQAKDPELKSLFETIQKEEQKHYDTLQQVLDGTVPACDCNDTQGKDYEPKVTYGTLDNSEDKKHDAFLATDCIGTEKLVSGEYNTDVFAFANTALRKLLADIQIEEQNHAEMIYKYKTANGMA; this is encoded by the coding sequence ATGGAATTAAAAGAGAAAGAACGTACCCTGATTCAGGATCTGCAGACGCAGGAGCAAAGCTGTGTGGAAAAGTATGCAAAATACGCAGTGCAGGCGAAAGACCCAGAGTTAAAAAGCCTGTTTGAGACGATTCAGAAGGAAGAGCAGAAGCATTACGATACGCTGCAGCAGGTGTTAGATGGTACGGTGCCGGCATGCGATTGCAACGACACGCAGGGCAAAGATTATGAGCCGAAGGTGACGTATGGAACATTGGATAATTCTGAGGATAAGAAGCATGATGCTTTTCTTGCGACGGATTGTATCGGAACAGAGAAACTGGTGTCCGGCGAGTACAATACCGATGTGTTTGCATTTGCGAATACAGCACTTCGAAAGCTGCTGGCTGATATACAGATTGAGGAGCAGAACCATGCAGAAATGATCTACAAATACAAAACTGCAAATGGTATGGCGTAA